From the Huiozyma naganishii CBS 8797 chromosome 2, complete genome genome, one window contains:
- the TUS1 gene encoding Rho family guanine nucleotide exchange factor TUS1 (similar to Saccharomyces cerevisiae TUS1 (YLR425W); ancestral locus Anc_4.305): MYGRGHSREYTRPHQGEDVVLPKLPPLNTRRSFLEHKRTEAQVQGGRGDPLGENRAVNGSPGLTEAAPSTPPRHRSRRHPAGFSAGSPDFLPRSASPQIVHGHNRTPLHRRPPPLPPHPKQQPQPQSKGDSHREPINAHIDEAERASLVSGSTIHIKSPQSSWLSGGESETDVSPSQQHIRKVPFEKEPISPSPTVTSVRDYGEFLRDAPPPPVSSLRNISELSKQSDSIESYYSDSNYTFNNSNNARHSSFNSLSKSKPLELAPSLTAPTKPFNIAALDENKLYQCYTVYKLSDIYEWILKIYFEWFNEFVFGKIEFYQVIQRLLEFQLSNNIDQEIIDSNVDRIIASLVTQGAVRFENDDDEGSDLTIIIAGLDVQGIFTELLQCYSFEDHDKEEHTLQCYSYTCTENCPSRGSRKDIPMSEITNKSVGFWTDYWSLTPEDLKEIDNHEIQRQSFIFDLIILEERSLNMANAAVEIYGKRFDPSFLPNDPDFSKLAFSIFEPMIQLHKEYLMGPLFWKIKTKGKFIDGIGKIYLKWCHEARELYLQYATAMATVHEIITWEKKHNTQFSKWLKEVDDCPAIIRSKTYHDVIFFGGFFKSLQNMPITLNSILKNTDVSNEDHDYLKMVIRDIEQLSSDVNKVHGDAIDHRKLVRFSLQLQINNSTPAGYFNKANHSSPDGISTSLQEQNSNNNGFDLALEDPERKLFWSGNLLKKRELWLDPIKVYVALLDNYLLVTEPLVKNGQKVYKLSEKPIPLDYLNLEKKVNVDSIHSLLESSAGDSYHQLDSARKLGPQSLTSPMGSGRPHLLSAAVGRTIHSEKDVKTHTGISNKNPDEEELNFKIRNTATNESVSLLAANVKEKRGWIDAIISAFKARKSKMSSAIQFEALSSQFAYSDKDAPVNLPMTIDGSEIDKALQKYESRGNSDKIFGFPLVANLLTTSTIRHEGKTFLMVACNYGILIRLENGIDNKLRKVIQCSCATMLEVNHKLGLVFVLDNKNLIYFSIPSILGAYYHSERYLHDNTVVGVVIRDKVSCFKFAEDFSSSKHLFYERKNKIHVLTPEFDQLSKALKLFKEYKEYKLPGSSVSLNNTVVSKIVTFKTCFVVCTNKGVLFYQSDFDDEGITLPTFYNDDGILAQLKEKNIILPSGDSSPSKGLSKGKMIKRVKRDIALCKANPISFVPLHETLKEYLIVYDQAIVRINKYGEIANWETDILVLDFCCTGALIFEKYLILVAESLVQIYALKELSESLPLRAMTPIQIIKGRRVQLLGDGQSGAEVVLGMSHPNIPNRQLLLECSIDNSS, translated from the coding sequence ATGTACGGCAGAGGGCATAGTAGGGAATATACTAGACCGCACCAGGGAGAAGATGTGGTCTTGCCCAAACTGCCGCCGCTAAACACTAGGAGATCTTTTTTGGAGCACAAAAGAACAGAGGCGCAGGTGCAGGGAGGGCGAGGGGACCCATTGGGCGAAAATAGGGCTGTGAACGGTTCGCCCGGTCTCACTGAAGCCGCACCGTCGACACCGCCACGACATCGGTCGCGAAGGCATCCAGCTGGGTTTTCTGCCGGCTCACCAGATTTCTTACCTCGATCAGCATCACCACAGATCGTACACGGACATAATAGGACTCCTTTGCATAGAAGACCACCGCCCCTACCGCCGCATCCAAAAcagcaaccacaaccacaatCGAAGGGTGACTCACACAGAGAACCCATAAATGCACACATAGACGAAGCGGAAAGGGCATCCCTAGTATCAGGATCCACCATACATATAAAGAGCCCCCAGTCATCATGGCTCAGCGGGGGCGAGTCCGAGACCGATGTGTCCCCCTCGCAACAGCATATTAGAAAAGTACCCTTTGAAAAGGAACCCATCTCTCCGAGCCCGACAGTAACCAGCGTGCGGGACTACGGGGAATTCTTAAGGGATGCACCGCCGCCTCCGGTGTCTAGTTTGAGGAATATTAGTGAACTCAGTAAACAGTCGGACAGTATCGAGAGTTATTACTCGGATTCGAACTACACTTTCAACAACTCGAACAACGCACGCCATAGTAGTTTCAATTCGCTGTCCAAGAGCAAACCGCTGGAGCTGGCTCCAAGTTTGACGGCCCCAACAAAACCGTTCAACATAGCGGCACTAGATGAGAATAAGTTGTACCAGTGCTATACCGTGTACAAACTGTCTGACATTTACGAGTGGATTCTAAAGATTTACTTCGAGTGGTTCAACGAGTTCGTTTTCGGGAAAATCGAGTTCTATCAAGTGATACAAAGGTTACTGGAATTCCAACTGTCCAACAACATCGACCAAGAGATAATAGATTCCAACGTCGACAGAATAATAGCATCACTGGTTACCCAGGGGGCCGTACGGTTCGAgaatgatgacgatgagggATCGGATTTGACTATCATCATCGCGGGACTAGACGTCCAGGGAATCTTCACCGAGCTGCTCCAGTGTTACTCATTCGAAGACCACGACAAGGAGGAACACACGCTCCAGTGCTATTCCTACACTTGTACGGAAAATTGTCCATCTAGGGGCAGTAGGAAGGATATTCCGATGTCCGAAATAACAAACAAATCAGTGGGGTTCTGGACCGATTACTGGTCTTTGACACCAGAAGACTTGAAGGAGATAGATAATCATGAGATTCAAAGACAAAGTTTTATCTTCGATTTAATTATCTTGGAGGAGCGGTCCCTGAACATGGCAAATGCTGCTGTGGAAATATACGGAAAAAGGTTTGACCCGAGTTTCCTGCCAAACGACCCTGACTTTTCTAAGTTAGCATTTTCCATCTTTGAACCCATGATTCAACTTCATAAGGAGTACCTGATGGGACCCCTCTTTTGGAAGATCAAAACGAAGGGCAAATTTATAGACGGTATAGGCAAGATCTATCTGAAATGGTGTCATGAGGCAAGGGAGTTGTACCTACAGTATGCGACGGCAATGGCGACAGTCCATGAGATTATAACGTgggagaagaaacacaaTACACAATTCTCCAAGTGGCTTAAAGAGGTAGACGATTGTCCGGCGATCATCCGTTCAAAAACATACCATGACGtgatattttttggtgggttcttcaaatctttgcAAAACATGCCCATCACGTTAAACTcgatattgaaaaatacAGACGTATCTAACGAGGACCATGACTATTTGAAAATGGTCATAAGGGACATTGAGCAACTGAGTTCCGATGTTAATAAAGTACATGGTGACGCAATCGACCACCGGAAACTCGTGAGATTTTCTTTACAGCTTCAAATTAATAATAGCACACCCGCTGGCTACTTTAACAAAGCAAACCACTCGTCGCCAGATGGTATATCGACCTCGTTGCAAGAGCAAAATTCGAATAATAATGGATTTGATTTGGCTTTGGAAGATCCCGAAAGGAAGCTTTTTTGGTCCGGCAATCTTTTAAAGAAGAGAGAATTGTGGTTAGATCCGATAAAAGTGTACGTCGCGCTATTGGACAATTATTTGCTGGTTACAGAACCGCTAGTTAAAAATGGACAAAAAGTCTATAAACTTTCCGAGAAACCGATACCTTTAGACTATTTGAATCTTGAGAAAAAAGTAAATGTGGACTCTATTCACAGCCTATTAGAAAGTTCTGCCGGAGATAGTTATCACCAACTGGATTCTGCCCGTAAATTGGGCCCTCAGTCCTTGACTTCACCGATGGGTTCAGGAAGACCGCATCTGTTGAGTGCAGCCGTGGGTCGCACAATACATAGTGAGAAAGACGTGAAAACTCATACAGGTATTTCGAACAAAAATCcagatgaagaagagctgaacttcaaaattcGAAACACAGCGACGAACgaatctgtttctcttctgGCAGCGAATgtaaaggaaaaaagaggtTGGATCGATGCGATCATTTCTGCATTCAAAGCTCGTAAGTCTAAAATGTCTTCCGCTATCCAATTTGAAGCGCTAAGTTCACAGTTTGCGTATTCTGATAAAGACGCACCAGTAAACCTCCCCATGACAATAGATGGTTCGGAAATTGACAAAGCATTGCAGAAATACGAGTCCCGTGGTAACAGTGACAAAATATTCGGGTTCCCCCTTGTAGCAAATTTGTTGACAACGTCCACGATAAGGCACGAGGGGAAGACCTTTTTGATGGTGGCATGTAACTATGGCATACTGATTCGGTTGGAAAATGGGATAGACAACAAGCTCAGGAAAGTAATACAATGTTCCTGTGCAACCATGCTTGAGGTCAATCATAAGCTCGGCCTTGTCTTTGTCCTAGATAATAAGAATCTGATTTACTTCAGTATTCCGAGCATCCTGGGCGCATATTATCACAGCGAGCGGTACTTACATGACAATACCGTGGTCGGTGTTGTTATTCGCGATAAAGTAAgctgtttcaaatttgCGGAAGACTTTAGCAGCTCCAAGCATTTATTTTACGAGCGAAAGAACAAGATTCATGTGTTGACGCCCGaatttgatcaattgtcAAAAGcgttgaaactgttcaaagagtaTAAGGAATACAAACTACCTGGATCCTCTGTTTCTCTCAACAACACAGTTGTGAGTAAGATTGTCACGTTTAAAACCTGTTTTGTGGTGTGCACTAACAAAGGAGTCCTGTTTTATCAGAGtgattttgatgatgaaggtATAACCTTACCCACGTTCTATAACGATGATGGTATCCTAGCCCAGTtaaaggagaagaacattATATTGCCATCCGGCGATTCCTCTCCTAGCAAAGGTTTATCGAAGGGGAAGATGATCAAAAGGGTGAAAAGAGATATAGCACTGTGCAAGGCAAATCCTATATCTTTTGTGCCACTCCACGAGACATTGAAGGAATACCTCATTGTTTATGACCAGGCCATAGTCCGCATCAATAAGTACGGTGAAATAGCAAACTGGGAAACTGACATATTGGTTTTGGACTTTTGTTGTACGGGAGCCcttatttttgaaaagtatTTGATCTTGGTTGCGGAGAGCCTTGTCCAAATAtacgctttgaaggaactATCAGAGTCATTGCCCTTGAGAGCGATGACACCAATCCAAATCATCAAGGGGAGAAGGGTACAGCTACTGGGCGATGGGCAGTCCGGTGCTGAGGTCGTACTAGGTATGAGCCACCCGAATATCCCGAATAGACAGTTGCTGCTCGAATGTAGTATTGATAACAGTAGTTGA
- the KNAG0B06490 gene encoding coiled-coil-helix-coiled-coil-helix domain-containing protein (similar to Saccharomyces cerevisiae MIA40 (YKL195W); ancestral locus Anc_4.302) has product MLAAAYYATPKHLRPDFSKKVKQEQTPKEEPVQEEQPAEEPVQEEQPVDVSSEEPSSSEESTTETAEQLAETEEEVNKEGAYNPETGEINWDCPCLGGMAHGTCGEEFKEAFACFVYSDADPKGIDCVEKFQHMQDCFRAHPEEYAEQLKDEEEATAAAEAVGAAETPGEGDGSREDSTESFEVVAAPDKSPETDAEPVFQETDDILSSSDESTPDAELQTPTEELDPMEEVELTESS; this is encoded by the coding sequence ATGCTTGCCGCTGCGTACTATGCCACTCCGAAGCATTTGCGTCCCgatttctcgaagaaggTCAAGCAAGAGCAGACACCAAAGGAGGAACCGGTGcaagaggaacaaccagCTGAAGAACCTGTACAGGAAGAACAACCCGTTGATGTTTCATCAGAAGAGCCATCCTCTTCTGAGGAATCCACTACAGAGACTGCTGAACAGTTGGCTGAAACGGAGGAAGAGGTCAATAAAGAGGGTGCATACAATCCAGAGACCGGTGAGATTAACTGGGACTGTCCATGTCTTGGCGGGATGGCCCATGGTACCTGCGGTGAGGAGTTTAAAGAGGCGTTTGCATGCTTTGTGTACTCTGACGCAGACCCTAAGGGCATAGACTGTGTGGAAAAGTTCCAACACATGCAGGACTGCTTTAGAGCTCACCCTGAAGAATACGCAGAGCAATTaaaggacgaggaggaggcgaCCGCTGCTGCAGAGGCCGTGGGGGCCGCAGAGACCCCAGGGGAAGGTGATGGCTCCCGCGAGGATTCCACGGAATCCTTCGAGGTTGTAGCGGCTCCCGACAAGTCCCCAGAGACTGATGCCGAACCGGTGTTCCAAGAGACGGACGATATACTCTCATCCTCGGACGAATCAACGCCGGACGCTGAGCTACAAACTCCAACGGAGGAACTGGATCCAATGGAGGAGGTCGAATTGACCGAGAGTAGCTGA
- the SPP382 gene encoding mRNA splicing protein SPP382 (similar to Saccharomyces cerevisiae SPP382 (YLR424W); ancestral locus Anc_4.301) — translation MQGKRQRPTQDGEQASASLKRQYGVGATLLARMGYKAGQGLGKDGAGIDSPIEVQARPQGHVGLGQMSGLMGRVRGSQDDGWGSPSETSSESESETGEDLPRGNGRPALPSPVTFTRTGATTLTPRERKSIASRLRALQLADVSEVIDRVSTLERVPMSKKRELLELVDRLQEAQARLGLLKRRMPLLAAEEQSLEDNLSQISSAKTQLDTLGPSSEFEEVTTAIDSIMLIADDEVVDLLVYKLLHNLFLPTGEGTMASLKRTRNLILPLVELLTYRLETVPGRLNKTQSAIFKIVFPQLVPHWEAVAFSDTQQALTVCSLLAEFDHVLKFIGCYEYVYDRYMVPKIVAALESWDPMDPQMQPQFWLREIYGQLPPRDISTVQEIVRAKITAYFSEWYHRDPLPADEVFKLVRDILPNDEYDNISRKHLVKQLVSQVWDKYFNLALDVEETYRDPDAEACSLYAAMRIRSCRILLAQQDYDLLVKAVFNELNKFVFDWINFQRDCKDDVKLWFNWFINELFSKELPSVEELEQVRRSYRVIDSGVPDHDETFDVGDVLSGVVEDEESNGTATNAYTVSNIPLRKVTATFKEVIEDYCEQHGYLLQKTSNQFAHLPYGRNNSAMVPVFQVQRGSRNARIAIKDDILWLEDPHGIFKPLFLYELVL, via the coding sequence ATGCAGGGCAAACGACAGCGGCCCACGCAGGATGGCGAGCAGGCGAGTGCGTCGCTGAAGCGGCAGTACGGTGTCGGTGCGACTCTGCTCGCCCGGATGGGGTACAAAGCTGGCCAGGGACTCGGGAAGGACGGTGCGGGCATTGACAGCCCTATAGAGGTGCAAGCGAGGCCACAGGGTCATGTTGGGTTGGGCCAGATGAGTGGTCTGATGGGCAGGGTCCGTGGGTCCCAGGATGACGGGTGGGGGTCCCCCTCTGAGACGAGTTCCGAGTCAGAGTCCGAGACTGGTGAGGACTTGCCCAGAGGCAACGGTAGACCCGCTCTGCCCTCCCCAGTGACGTTTACCAGGACGGGGGCGACGACATTGACTCCGCGAGAGAGGAAGTCCATTGCGTCGCGTTTGAGGGCACTCCAATTGGCGGATGTTTCCGAGGTTATAGATCGTGTGAGCACTCTGGAGAGAGTCCCCATGAGCAAGAAGAGGGAGTTGCTCGAGCTTGTGGACAGGTTGCAGGAGGCCCAGGCCCGTTTGGGTCTGCTGAAACGGCGAATGCCCCTGCTAGCTGCAGAGGAGCAGTCCCTGGAGGACAATCTGTCACAAATCAGTTCTGCGAAAACACAACTGGACACGCTGGGACCGAGTTCCGAGTTTGAGGAGGTCACAACTGCAATCGATTCGATTATGCTGATTGCGGACGATGAGGTCGTTGACCTTTTGGTCTACAAACTTCTACACAATTTGTTCCTGCCAACAGGCGAGGGGACAATGGCATCATTGAAGCGAACTCGCAACCTGATTCTGCCCCTGGTGGAACTTCTAACGTACAGGTTAGAGACAGTACCTGGAAGACTGAACAAAACACAGTCTGCAATATTCAAGATTGTGTTCCCGCAGTTGGTGCCCCACTGGGAAGCTGTTGCTTTCTCCGATACGCAGCAGGCGCTTACAGTTTGTTCACTTCTGGCAGAGTTTGACCacgttttgaagttcatcGGTTGCTACGAATACGTTTACGACCGCTACATGGTGCCAAAAATTGTGGCTGCCTTGGAGAGTTGGGACCCTATGGATCCCCAGATGCAGCCGCAATTTTGGTTACGAGAGATCTATGGACAATTGCCCCCACGAGATATATCGACTGTGCAAGAGATTGTGCGTGCCAAGATAACCGCGTATTTTAGTGAGTGGTATCACAGGGACCCTTTACCGGCTGATGAAGTGTTCAAACTTGTCAGAGATATTCTACCGAATGATGAGTATGACAATATAAGTCGAAAGCACCTTGTAAAGCAATTGGTGAGTCAAGTGTGGGACAAGTATTTTAATTTGGCGTTAGATGTCGAGGAGACCTATAGGGATCCAGACGCAGAGGCTTGCTCCCTTTACGCTGCAATGAGGATCCGATCATGCCGCATTTTATTGGCCCAGCAAGATTACGATCTGCTGGTCAAAGCGGTATTCAAtgaattgaacaagtttGTGTTCGATTGGATAAACTTCCAAAGGGATTGTAAAGACGATGTCAAACTCTGGTTTAACTGGTTTATCAACGAACTGTTTAGCAAGGAGTTGCCCTCTGTGgaggaactggaacagGTACGACGGTCGTACCGTGTGATTGACTCCGGTGTTCCAGATCATGACGAAACCTTTGACGTTGGGGACGTACTCTCTGGAGTAgtcgaggacgaggagagCAACGGCACTGCCACGAATGCATATACGGTAAGCAACATCCCGCTAAGGAAAGTAACGGcgactttcaaagaggtcaTCGAGGATTACTGTGAGCAACACGGGTACCTGTTGCAGAAGACTTCGAACCAATTTGCGCATCTCCCTTACGGAAGAAACAATTCTGCGATGGTGCCTGTATTCCAAGTTCAGCGAGGGAGTCGCAATGCAAGAATTGCCATCAAGGACGACATCCTGTGGTTGGAGGACCCCCATGGAATATTCAAACCTTTGTTCTTATACGAATTAGTTTTGTAG